GAGCTTTTTCGACTCCCCCTGCGCTTCGCTATAATGTGACGCTTAATGAAGGACAGAGGGACGCGACTTTCGTTTTGTCCCATCTTTCACCCATCACCATTCGTTAGGGGTGAAAGACAGAGTTGGggagtcaaaaaaaaaaaagatgtgtgCCTTCCATACGAGACAAGATTGTAAAGCTGTacattaaagggacactaaaattAGAAAAACAAGCtgacttcaaattacgttacacgatatgttaatttcgtacttgttatcgtAATTCAAAACATTGATTCCGTCACGAAGCTACGttcaaaattataccggactcttccTTGACTCAGAACCTCAGTATCGACAGAATAGAGCCCGCCTACCTCGACTGCGAAGGGTCCTCTCCCGCAACTGCTGCTCTCCacatcaacccccccccccccccgagcatgacatatatttatttatttatttacacatacTGCAGCCTCAGTCCGAGGCTATAGCAGGAATGAAAAAAACTGAGAAAGTGACAACTCTCTAACACAATCGTCAATGGAATTCCACTCAGTAATGCAACGTGGGAAAAAACTATACTTGTAACAGTCAACTCTAGAGAAAAGAGGTACAATATGTAGTTTGTGGGATGACCTTAGTGAGGAAGTGCCAGAGAAAGTAATAAGGGATGCAGAAGGGTTATTCAGATTACCATTCACAATCGCATGAAAGCTTTTTAAACGAAGTGCTGGCCGCCTGTCCTGAAGTATTGTCAGGTCCAGGTCAGAGAGGGTATACAGAACTAGGAGGGGGAGAAAATGTTATATTTGGACAATATATAACGGATAGCCCTATTCTGTACAGCCTCCAGCTTTTGTTATATGCTATTTACTGAAGGGGTCCCAAACTTCTGCAGCATATTCTAAAATAGGCCGTATTAGCGTCTTGTATGCGAGCAGTTTAGTCTCAACAGTGGATGCATTTAATGTTCTTTTTAAGTAGCCTAGCTTTCTCGAAGCCCTGGAAGTAATTGTATCAATATGGTCTGACCACGTGAGCTTAGGATTGAAGACTACTCCTATATACTCATAGGAATCGACTTGCATTATTGGAGTTTCTCCCATTTTGTATTGAAATACTAGTAGGGTGCGGCGTTGTGTAAATGTCATATGAGCGCATTTATCATTGTTAATATGCATGCCCCAAGTCTGGCACCAGTTTAAAATCCTAAGCATCGACTCTTGAAGCACCAATTTGACAATTGGAATTAATACCAGACGCCAAATTGTGTACAAATTCAATTAGTTGGGTAACCACGGCGGAACCCGTGCTGACACTGAGAGAGGATAGAGTATAATATAGCATTGCACGAGGGCCGATCATTCTGTtctggttgattgattgatttgtaaaagaaaaaaaaaatggagatgttagtcccgagccactcgggactggctactccaggacgcgttattcagaaaaggaaGGGAACCTACACAAATCTATTCCGTTTCTGTTCTGGTTGATTCTCGAACCAACACTTCTCCTGTGTAACCTGGTCCTTATTGTGAGACAGAATTGCAGTAGCGTATACATAAAGCCCTAATCAATCTAGGGCATTCATGCTGCCGTCACCATGCCGCCCTTCCCGCAATATCGAGCTTTATTTGCTTCCGGAAGACTTTACTGCGGAGTACTGGATAATAGATTGCGCGAAACGCTGTCGGAATCATTGTAATTTTATTACCTCTCGGAAGCAGCAGCCTGACAAACGACGGCGGATTTGTTAAGCTTCGGCAAGGCGTCCGAGCACGGAGTGGAAGCGAGTAAGCAGACCGTGGCCGGAGAAACATATCGATTAGAAATCAATAACCGATACGCGTCAGATGGTCGGCGTCTCAACCAACGTGACCGTTCCGCACTCCATCACTGTGTGGGGCCGGATATCCGGTCAATGTGCCGCCTTTCTGGCGCCAGGTGTCCCATCTAGAGCGATCTATGTAACGTTTACTGCGATTACGTGTGCACTCTaagaacagagcttcaccgcatagaacgGTCACAAGCAAACGGCGTTCAGTTTGATGCCGTTCGCTTTCCTGGTtcgttaagaggggatacgacctccggcggccccatgtattctctatgggcgaaacaatgcgatcttttgcagctaatactgaaccgatttggaccaaaatggccttgttcgatagattttagaatttcaaaaaattcgcattggagacatttgcaattttttttgcagaagtttttaaaaaccttacgaaagctgcaaaaaatttataaattcggtctctcgcttttggaagttcgtagctcgtttactgtagcacatatgtgaaatgtaatcagtagcatttacgcggaattctttctcgaatatttacgtgtccatgtcgtgtctgtccatgcctccagttgttcacaatattgaaaaaacttaaggtatgtacggctccgtgaactgccccgtcttgccatcgtacagtagcgccacattgctggtcagaagagaacttcatatcgttccgcggaatgcagtcactgttctggcaccctatcccagaaggggtttccccggcagcggaagcgcgaaattgaggtcgtgaaacctatctgaagagatccacgttgagtaggtcgtcgcaaaataatgggaaggccttgagtgagaatagggagaataggcggcatagaccaggaaagctttgctacacagccacacaatattcgtctcgcatcgcatgcacgtaaaaagaacggtagggttaggggaggtgaggcacagtgagaccgagtggtgttatcattcgctctcccgatgtgttgaaattggaagacagttttttttttccttttttaatgaggtaatatcaaacagccaaagactggattatggaaaggccgaaaaataaggaagaggatgtctgcgaaataaataatttctgtataaaacgttgaaaaagactccacgtagaaattcactttttaactgaactttttcaaaagaagctctTTCTCTATCCACAGCTGTAAGATCAACCCCAGTACACGAGGGATTGTGCCAAAAAGTGGCGtgcgctggacaaggtcatacaaagttattttaaatgcataaaaagcatTTAGCACATTAATTCCCAATACCTGTCCTGAGCACAGTATTGTGGAACTACCTGATGTAGCAGATGTAACTTTTCggatatatatttttcctttcttggtggcCTCTGGCTTTCGATAGTTCAGTCTTCCGAGCTCTTGGGCTCGGGGTCCaatgatgggtgtaacaggggtgtcacatattacacccaaaagaagggtgctTATTGGGTATATTGACTCAAAAAATGGcaagttctgaaaaaaaaaggcttgctcccaaaattcacggaacactatttgcactgatgtactgcaacctgcatttgcaagtctGAGCGTCTTAGCTGCCTAGACTCTTGGGGACATGtttacgaaaagaaagtgtctggtgggtgattgccagtgaatgacttgtactacccactcaatgaattttagaggagatggtgtcgctctatatatttggcaacccgaacgtgattgtcgtcgtgtacaataaacacttgcaataacacagtcatctctacttttactttttgttttctgcctaAGTGATCGCAAGTACGTTATCTAAAGGGAAGTTTGATGAAACGATTTATTCCCTGTATTAATTCTCAACAATTCTATCCTACTTACTTTGTAGAGctcattttttatcgcagttggaataacaatttccgtatcttggcttccttacttttcgaccttatggtaattcggttttctggctttccggcctgctgatagttcggttttctgaattttcagccttctgatcgTTCGATGTTTTAATTTTTTGGCCTTTTAAGTTTCGACCTTCtgatatcttgtctaggtttcgaaggatacatgtatgttgtaaggaccaaatttaggttcacccgcacataggcgcaaagtaaataaactaaaactgggtgtccgcccatttcatcgaaaatcgtttggtcgaatgccgtttgatcgacgccgtttgatcgacgccgtttgttggaaaggcgtttgttttgaaaggagttcaaagctcCGTGGAGTGCGTCGTACGCACCTGTTTTTCCGTAAGTTTTGATTCGAGCATACggtgcaggcaatcagtgtcctctgcatttttatttatttgtttgctttgttcagccgaagaggggaggccactggttattttaagacctttgtcatttacgaacaaCACAGCTGAACAGAAAAGTGGGTACAATCCGACGAattacacatattgaagaatatggcctgacgttgggagcagccgacagtctgtgcttcttctgggcacccttctcattgctggcggcaaatttaaagggaaagttctgaaatgggatatccatatgtgtgcgaaagccgctcgtctgtggaaactataagaaggaaatttcgccatggtacaacaaaacatattaaattaacagcatataaagcactagttccgagtggctcgggactgacatctccatttttttctcgtacaaatcaatcaatcaaaacattaggaagggagttgcctcaggacagaagccgccgatatttcgaacagagactgttcttctgttcttctgagactgttcttcttcaacagtctctgttcgaaatatcggcggcttctgtcctgaggcaactcccttcctacatctctaccggttcgctggatttctacccatcgaCAATCAAAACATCAGTTCCCCtcatttagagtatgcatctgcagtcttggatctctgcacatccacgctgtccgagaaataaaaaagataataaagaagacaaaatgcaaaggtctgctgcacggcttatcttgtctaggtttcggaggacttattcggttaatgtttgtagcgacaaataaatttagattcacttgcacacagacgcaaggtaaatacactaaatcagaatagtcagttaaatacaaaatgcgtccgcaaaatgttctagtgtgagaactcggcgccaaagaaaaatcagcaggtgaatataaataagcgagggccaacgaaatataacatttggACTCCGCGCTGCGTCCAGAAAGTCAGACAAGCTAAGAGCAGCATAACATCaagaagtcaccagatgcagtccacaaagggacaaaagggaagaattggctttcgtcgggacctccttctttctttgtagctgagttgaccttggcaacccaaacatgacgtgagatccctgcatctcaatagtcaaggaggtcacacgtgtttttgggactacacaatcctgcggaggagtgagttatttgtactaagggtaacggttacagcttcctccaggctgaggcccgtatgttcgtgtggcgccatctacgagcgaaaaaatcgtgaatcggagatgccgcctcactcgtatcccctcttaaaggTGGGAGGCatacgctttttcttttttttttttttttttttgcgaaaagTTCGGATACGTCAATTTCCCACAAAAAGGCCTAAGCAGCACATCCTCTTCGCCTAATATTGGCTGGATATTGGGAGTGCGATACTGGCCCAATATGGCCGATATCTTGCCAATATTTGGCCAAGATATTGTAGTCCCCGTTCTCTGTAGACCTTGAATTCCGCTActttcattattttattttattttttcacaaCGCTTGCATTTTCTAAACAAGATTGATCAAAACATCCTAGCGCATCGTGTTTGACTTTgagacaaagagagagagagaaagataaAAAAAGAGGGAGTAAAGCCCATCGTGTGGCAGAAGGCGTACGTCGTAATTGTCGTCTTTCGGAGGACTCAATTTCAAATGCTGCCCCTGTAAAGGGTACTTTGCCGGCACGGTTCCTCATCGAGCGGAGAAGTTACGTTTACGAATAACATTGGAAATTTTAGAATGCACTGTTAAGAACATTCAAGGACTGCACTCTTAaatcagaacttcaccgcataacacgctcgtagccaaccatcgtcacgaatgacagcgttcactcccctgattggttgaaaacgaaGGGTgaatgcctttttgtgacactttttcTGACTTTTttgtgcctttttgtgacacactCCAGCGAACAGTTTTCTCATGAGAGAATTTAAACCGTGTATGACGTTATAGCAATCTGATACACCTGGCGATGTACCGTGGCAAGCGGAGACAGGACTGCCGTGCGGAAAAAACTTGATGCTGTCATCGCTGCGCCCGATtgcgtcaccgatgacgttcaGTACTCAACGAATGGCGCGCCCATGGTTGGTCGACGCTCCTTTCTGCGAGCCGCGTGGGGACCCAGCGTAAGGAAGCACCGAAAACACGCGTGTAGCAGTCAGAAAGCGAGAGGAGGAACACGAGAGGAAGGAGGAACGTGGAGGATCCAAAGGCGATTCAGATGCTCCTGATGTTTCTCGTGTACGGGTTTTTCGATAGGATTGCCAGGAGTTTTTCGACAACCATTTTGAGCAAACATTTCATTGCGGTGTCCAGGAAATTTCATAGTCTCTTCAAGACTGTGATACGTTACGTCTGCACTAAAAGAAAATGATATATAACTTATTTCAAAAGCGGCGAAGACTTTGTTCTGAAGTGGTTGGTGCACGTAGCTATCACGATTGAGCTACAAAAATGCAAGCGATCTTTCGTGGTCAGGTCTTTGTAGTCAGAGCTGATCGTGGCATCTTTTGTTCACaactacactcttcaaaatgagtttcaccacacagcacgctcctaagccaaccatcatcccgaatgacaacgttctcgcccctgatttgttgaaaacgggaggcggagcctattttgtgcccttccAAATTGAtctcaaaataggctccgcctccagtttACAAGAAATccggggcgagaacgttgtcattcgggatgacggttggctaggagcgtgctatgtggtgaagttcatttttaagagtgctcttaaaacataacttcaccttTCACACTCAGTGTCACAAAGAACAataatgaacaacataagtgtcacaaaaaaggcgtacgcctcccgttttcaacaaatcaggggcgagaacgttgtcattcgggatgatggttggctataggagcgtgctatgtggtgagactcatttttaagagtgcaccgtTATTTTCAGCATGTGAGATACCGTATCCCTTACGAAAGTTATCTTCTTCCAGATGCGGCCACAAGTGCGGTGACGGCTTTGGTCGCGCGATGATATCGACCGCGGAGGACCTGGAGGCCATCTTTGGCAGAGAGGTGGTCGGCGGCCCATCCTCATCCACCAAGCTGGCCGAGGCCCTCATCCTACTCATCATCTGCGTTACCGTCGTGGCCGCAAacgtcatcgtcatcgccaccTTGCTGCACACCACCCGCGAGGTGCTCGACTACTACATACTCTCTCTGGCCGTCGCCGACCTCCTGTGCGGCATCCTGATCGTCCCCTTGTCGGTGTACCCTGCCATTGCCCAGGACTGGGTGTATGGCGACTTTGTGTGCCGCCTGAGCGGATACGTGGCCGTCACCCTGTGGAGTGTCAGTGTGTACAGTTTCATGTGGCTCTCCGTAGATCGGTACCTAGCCATCCGAAAGCCCCTTCGTTACGACACCATTCAGACGCGCACCCGGTGCCAGTGCTGGATGCTCTTCACTTGGATGACCTCCATGTTCATGTACTGCCCACCGCTGTTCGGTTTTTCCAAAGGCCACTTCTACGGGGACGCCTACGTGTGCATGCTTGACCTGTCGACCATCCTGCCGTACACCCTGACGCTCGCGTTGCTCGTTCTGGTGCCCAGTGTGTTGACCGTCATCTACACCTATTTCTTCATCTTCACTACTATGCGTAAGATGCGCCAATGCCTGAGCAAGGAAGAGAAGGAGTACGCCACGGCTATTGGCGAGCACTTGTCCAACCCGGACCACTTAATGTCTTTCGTCATTATCGTCCTCTTCTGGCTATCCTGGTTGCCTTGGATATGCCTGCAGATCTACGAAAAAGCTGAAGGAAAGCGGGTTCGAATTCACGCGCTTCACTTTGGCCTGCTGTGGCTGGGTGTGCTCGACTGTCTCTGGAAGCCCCTGGTGTACATAGTTATGAGCCCTAAGTTTCGCCTGGGGTTGCAGCTGCTCTTTGTGTCGCTCTGCTGCAGGCACAAGGCCAGGCAGCAGCTCATGGTCTAGTTGCTCGGTTATGGGACGGGGACACGTGAAATTTCCTCTCGGAATAAGCAATGGAGCACTCATTCCACATGTAGATTAAGTACGAGGATAAGCTACAGATATGAATGCCTCGAGCGAAGATAGTGTCATACCCTGAGCACGAGAACAAAATTCCAACACTGCAATTACGGAATTGAAATTTTGGCATGTCCTGACGGCAATTTGCATTGCTTGATTGGCCCGTGGTATTCGCGACATTGTACTACTCGCGCGATATAATTTTCACCTGAACTGTATATACTGGATAACCCGCAATCTTAACTTCTTCGTGGCACGTGCTATAACGATTCATGAACTTACGACTCGAAATCTAGCGTCTAGAAATCTTGAATATCGTGGCTCACATGACCACAGACTGCATATGAAGGAAGAATGCGCTGGACCTTCTTAAATTTTCGCGCGAACTCATGTTGAATCAGTGAATAAAAATGCCTTCAACGATTATTTAACTTACAAACGAGAGAGTTACCGATGGGACATGAGTTGGGAACGCTGTACAACTTGTATTTATACTGCATGCATTCATCCTTGCATGCTTGTGAAAAGGGCAGGCACTTCACTTTCGTCCGTTCTTTCTTTCATCTGTGTGTCCATATGGGCGACATCCCCACAgaacattctagtggaagaaacaGCACAAAAAACTGCTCACTGGGCGGAAGTTCAATCGAGTCTTCTCGAGTCTGGGAGAGCACGAAAAGAAGTAACATTCAGCGCTCGCCctcacgtggcagcagaaaacTATGACGTCATAGTTTTCTAGGGAAACGTCATAGCGTTCTGGCCAATGTCGCTCTATGTACGGTACGTTTGTTCTTGTTGTGCGCCTCGTGTGCTCTTGTGTGCAGCCTAGTCAGTGTTGGCCATCCACTTTagatgttttttcttcttcttttttgccatTACCAAGAGCACTGTGACATATTTTTGCATGTTTTCCTTTAATTTGAGGGGGAGACCATACTGCGTAAGTGACCTAATTGCCAGACCGCCGTCTGTTTCTGCAGAGCACACCTATTTATTTGTTCTAGTGTGCTCGGTTTTATTATTGAGTGTTCGCTCATCCGTTGCTAAGGATTCGGGAACACAAAAATCATGCTGCAGTGGCacgagaaatatttttttctagccATTTTGGCCATAACGgtgtaaaaacaaaacaaaaagagacgcaatagacgatttcagaaaatcccagtgctccttgcgtacgcgttgcatcctgggagattactggaatgaaccgtccttcacgtttcgttttcgctgaccttgactcctCGTGCATAATCCAGCCGAGAGAGAAGGAACCGAAACAGCTTGGTgaccttctcctccttcctGTCCAGCAaattcccatagttcaaagcggcgctaagctctctgggattttccgAAGTCGCCTATTGAAAGACGATTTTGTCTGTTTCGCGGAACACAAAACCATTGAAGTTCATTTACGTGGAAAGTAAAAAGAATAAAGGAAGAGACCAAACGGTATCAGGCAGGATAGACCAAATGGGACAGAGAATATCTCGCATGGAATGTTATGTCACACAATCTCCCACGATTCACTTTCACGTCCTCAGAACGGTCCAGTTCATTCTTTCAACCTGTGCACCCAGAAAACTCGAGGAATTCCGCG
This genomic stretch from Ornithodoros turicata isolate Travis chromosome 9, ASM3712646v1, whole genome shotgun sequence harbors:
- the LOC135368331 gene encoding probable G-protein coupled receptor 21 → MISTAEDLEAIFGREVVGGPSSSTKLAEALILLIICVTVVAANVIVIATLLHTTREVLDYYILSLAVADLLCGILIVPLSVYPAIAQDWVYGDFVCRLSGYVAVTLWSVSVYSFMWLSVDRYLAIRKPLRYDTIQTRTRCQCWMLFTWMTSMFMYCPPLFGFSKGHFYGDAYVCMLDLSTILPYTLTLALLVLVPSVLTVIYTYFFIFTTMRKMRQCLSKEEKEYATAIGEHLSNPDHLMSFVIIVLFWLSWLPWICLQIYEKAEGKRVRIHALHFGLLWLGVLDCLWKPLVYIVMSPKFRLGLQLLFVSLCCRHKARQQLMV